Below is a genomic region from Deinococcus sp. YIM 134068.
GGGCGTGGCGAACGCCTTCAGCCCGAAATATCTGAACCTGAGCGCCTTCGCTGACCTCCAGCCGCCGCCGCCCGTGCTGTGGGTGCGCGGGGACGCCGACGCCATCGTGGGGGACGCGAGCCTGTTCGACCTCGCGCAGCTCGGGGCGCTGGGCGTGGTGCCCGGCTGGCCCGGCGCGGACACCTGCCCGCCCCAGCCCATGCTGGCGCAGACGCGCGCCCTGCTGGAGCGGGGACGGGCGAACGGCGGCACCTTCCGCGAGGTCGTGCTGCCCGGCGTGGGCCACTCCCCCTTTCTGGAGGCACCGGACGCCTTTGTAACCGCCCTCACCGAACATCTGCGAGAGGAGCCGCACCCCTAGATGGACCTTTTTCTGCAAACCCTCCTGAACGGCCTGCTGCAAAGCGGCATCTACGCCCTCGTCGCGTCGGGGCTGGCGCTGGCGGTCGGCGTGGTCGGCATCGTGAACTTCGCGCACGGCGAGTTCCTGATGATCGGTGCCTTCCTGGCCTGGGGCCTGAGCGCGTACCTCGGCGTCGATCCCCTCGTGTCGCTGCCGCTCGCCGCCGTCGCCGTCTTCGCGGTTGGGGCGCTGACCTACCGGGTGAGCATCCGCCATGTTCTCCTCGCGCCCGAACTCAACCAGATGCTCCTGACCTTCGGGCTGGGCATCCTGCTGCAAAACCTCGCGCTGATGTGGCTGGGCGGCAACACGCGCACGGTCACGACGCCGTACCAGGCGAGTTCGATCAGCCTGGGCGAACTCAGCGTGGGTGGGCCGAAGCTGATCGCCTTCGGCTTCGCCGCCGCCATCCTCGCCGGGCTGTACGCCATGCTCTACCGCACGAACCTGGGTCGCCAGATGCGCGCGGTCGCGCAGAATCGCCGGGGGTCGCAG
It encodes:
- a CDS encoding branched-chain amino acid ABC transporter permease; amino-acid sequence: MDLFLQTLLNGLLQSGIYALVASGLALAVGVVGIVNFAHGEFLMIGAFLAWGLSAYLGVDPLVSLPLAAVAVFAVGALTYRVSIRHVLLAPELNQMLLTFGLGILLQNLALMWLGGNTRTVTTPYQASSISLGELSVGGPKLIAFGFAAAILAGLYAMLYRTNLGRQMRAVAQNRRGSQLIGINVDRVYLIAFGVACGLAAVAGVLVAVLLFASPTVGLVFALKAFAIIVMAGLGNLTGVLWASVVLGVSEALVQTYVPGGGGWSDAVFFLLIFATLVFRSFRGAR